A single Flavobacterium sp. 1 DNA region contains:
- the metE gene encoding 5-methyltetrahydropteroyltriglutamate--homocysteine S-methyltransferase, protein MKTNNLGYPRIGSNRELKKANELYWAGKISPENLLAAGSTIRKENWQLQAENGIDLIPSNDFSLYDQVLDLTLTLGAIPERYQEFARTNNSLDLYFAMARGAQKDGQDVVAMEMTKWFDTNYHYIVPEFTKNQKFELFSTKIIAEFIEAKNLGIITKPVLIGPVSYLLLGKEKEDGFHRIDLIEKLLPVYFEILNALQKEGAEYIQLDEPFLALNLTDKERNAITHVYNEISKKFSSLKIILANYFDCFGENLETVLALPVHTLHLDLVRCSSQLDDILESGKLDNSVNLSLGVVDGRNIWKNDFKKSLALIEKAVTALGENRILVAPSCSLIHSPCDLDLETNDATLTPEIKQWLAFAKQKIQEVSLLKNLASENISVADATQLEANIVANNNRKTSKLIHNEKVKNRVASIVESDSKRNNTFATRRQKQAEALQLPLFPTTTIGSFPQTAEVRSWRAKFKKGELTQAEYDALLKKETEETIRFQEESGIDVLVHGEFERNDMVEYFGEQLDGFTFTKNGWVQSYGSRCVKPPVIYGDVSRPNPMTVKWAEFAQSLTPKWVKGMLTGPVTILQWSFVRNDQPRSETCTQIALAIRDEVVDLEKAGIKIIQIDEPAIREGLPLRKEEWANYLEWAIKAFRISASDVADDTQIHTHMCYSEFNDIIQNIADMDADVITIECSRSQMELLDAFADFKYPNEIGPGVYDIHSPRVPSNEEMVHLLKKAASVIPADQLWVNPDCGLKTRHWDETKKALIEMVNAAKKMRVAASHLETI, encoded by the coding sequence ATGAAAACAAATAATTTAGGTTATCCAAGAATTGGCAGCAACAGAGAATTGAAAAAAGCGAATGAATTGTACTGGGCTGGAAAAATTTCTCCCGAAAATTTATTGGCCGCAGGTTCAACAATCAGGAAAGAAAATTGGCAATTACAAGCCGAAAATGGCATTGATTTGATTCCGTCAAATGACTTTTCGCTTTATGATCAAGTACTGGATTTGACTCTTACGCTTGGCGCAATTCCAGAACGCTACCAAGAATTTGCTAGAACAAACAACTCACTTGACTTGTATTTTGCTATGGCTCGCGGCGCTCAAAAAGACGGACAAGATGTTGTGGCGATGGAAATGACGAAATGGTTTGACACCAACTACCACTACATTGTTCCAGAATTTACCAAAAACCAAAAATTTGAACTGTTTTCGACCAAAATTATAGCTGAATTTATTGAAGCTAAAAACCTTGGAATCATAACAAAACCTGTTTTAATCGGACCTGTTTCTTATTTATTGCTTGGAAAAGAAAAAGAAGATGGTTTTCATAGAATTGATCTTATCGAAAAATTATTGCCTGTATATTTTGAAATTCTAAACGCATTACAAAAGGAAGGAGCAGAATATATTCAGTTAGACGAGCCGTTTTTAGCCTTGAATTTGACAGACAAAGAACGTAATGCAATTACTCATGTTTACAATGAAATCAGCAAAAAATTCTCCTCATTAAAAATAATTTTAGCCAATTATTTTGATTGTTTTGGCGAAAATCTGGAGACCGTTTTAGCTTTGCCGGTTCATACTTTACACTTGGATTTAGTACGATGTTCTTCTCAATTAGATGATATTTTAGAATCAGGAAAACTGGACAACAGCGTAAATCTTTCTCTTGGTGTAGTGGACGGAAGAAACATCTGGAAAAATGATTTTAAAAAATCGTTAGCACTAATCGAAAAAGCAGTTACTGCTTTGGGAGAAAATCGAATTTTAGTTGCTCCTTCCTGTTCTTTAATTCACTCGCCCTGTGATTTAGATTTGGAAACTAATGATGCAACATTAACTCCTGAAATCAAACAATGGCTGGCTTTTGCAAAGCAAAAAATTCAAGAAGTTTCTTTATTAAAAAACTTAGCTTCCGAAAATATTTCTGTTGCTGACGCTACTCAATTAGAAGCTAATATTGTTGCAAACAATAACCGTAAAACTTCTAAATTAATTCATAACGAAAAAGTAAAAAATAGAGTCGCTTCTATTGTTGAATCGGATTCTAAAAGAAACAATACTTTTGCAACGCGAAGACAAAAACAAGCCGAAGCTTTGCAACTGCCTTTGTTTCCAACCACAACAATTGGATCATTCCCCCAGACTGCAGAAGTAAGAAGCTGGAGAGCCAAATTCAAAAAAGGCGAATTAACTCAAGCGGAATACGATGCTTTACTTAAAAAGGAAACCGAAGAAACTATCCGTTTTCAGGAAGAATCAGGAATTGATGTTTTAGTTCACGGGGAATTTGAGCGCAACGATATGGTGGAATATTTTGGTGAGCAATTGGACGGATTTACCTTTACCAAAAATGGCTGGGTACAAAGCTACGGAAGCCGCTGTGTAAAACCTCCAGTTATTTATGGAGATGTTTCCCGTCCAAATCCAATGACTGTAAAATGGGCTGAATTTGCACAGTCGCTTACTCCAAAATGGGTAAAAGGAATGCTGACCGGACCAGTAACTATCTTACAATGGTCGTTTGTCCGCAATGATCAGCCACGTTCTGAAACTTGTACGCAGATTGCTTTGGCTATTCGTGATGAAGTTGTTGACTTAGAAAAAGCAGGAATCAAAATCATTCAAATTGACGAGCCAGCGATTCGCGAAGGATTACCATTACGCAAAGAAGAATGGGCAAATTATCTTGAGTGGGCGATAAAAGCTTTTAGAATTTCGGCCAGCGATGTTGCTGATGATACCCAAATCCACACACACATGTGCTACAGCGAATTCAACGATATCATTCAAAATATTGCAGACATGGATGCTGATGTAATTACTATCGAATGTTCTCGTTCGCAAATGGAATTGCTAGATGCTTTTGCTGATTTTAAATACCCGAACGAAATTGGCCCTGGAGTATACGACATTCATTCGCCACGTGTTCCTTCCAACGAAGAAATGGTTCACTTGCTGAAAAAAGCAGCCTCGGTGATTCCAGCCGATCAATTGTGGGTAAATCCTGATTGCGGTTTGAAAACACGCCATTGGGATGAAACCAAAAAAGCCTTAATCGAAATGGTGAATGCTGCTAAGAAAATGCGTGTTGCTGCCTCTCATTTGGAAACAATTTAA
- a CDS encoding SDR family oxidoreductase → MKKLQNKVAVITGGNSGIGLATAKLFAEQGAKVAITGRNKKTIDEAVFEIGNASIGLVSDVSDINNIDTTYGTVKDTFGKIDVLVVNAGVFIAAPLADYTEEMFDQTSDINFKGVFFTIQKALPHLNDGASIVITASTVAHKGFATTAAYSASKAAVRSLARTLSAELLDRNIRVNVLSPGPIDTPIFARGGASEEEANGTKAYYASGIPAKRLGTSEEMAAGFLYLASDDSKFMIGGELLLDGGAATL, encoded by the coding sequence ATGAAAAAATTACAAAACAAAGTAGCCGTAATTACAGGAGGTAACAGCGGAATAGGATTGGCAACAGCTAAATTATTTGCAGAACAAGGTGCAAAAGTGGCGATAACTGGCCGTAACAAAAAGACCATTGATGAAGCGGTCTTCGAGATTGGGAATGCCTCGATTGGCTTGGTGAGCGATGTTTCGGATATAAACAATATTGATACTACTTATGGAACTGTAAAAGATACTTTTGGAAAAATTGATGTATTGGTAGTGAATGCAGGCGTATTTATCGCAGCGCCTTTAGCCGATTATACCGAAGAAATGTTCGACCAAACCAGTGATATTAATTTCAAAGGTGTTTTCTTCACGATTCAAAAAGCATTACCACATTTAAATGATGGCGCTTCGATTGTTATTACGGCATCTACAGTAGCTCACAAAGGATTTGCGACAACGGCTGCTTACTCAGCTTCGAAAGCTGCAGTTCGTTCGTTGGCAAGAACGTTATCTGCTGAATTATTGGACAGAAATATTCGTGTCAATGTGCTTTCTCCTGGCCCTATTGATACCCCAATATTTGCAAGAGGCGGTGCTTCCGAAGAAGAAGCCAACGGAACAAAAGCGTATTATGCTTCAGGAATTCCAGCCAAACGTTTGGGAACTTCAGAAGAGATGGCTGCAGGATTCCTTTATCTGGCTTCCGATGATTCTAAGTTTATGATAGGAGGAGAGCTGTTATTGGATGGGGGAGCAGCGACGTTATAA
- a CDS encoding metalloregulator ArsR/SmtB family transcription factor — MIMSLSIKQVEKISKALGDPYRLKIMKIVSGSESCVQCCDVSAEFNLAQSTMSHHIKQLIDADLLIADKEGRNLKFVVNKEVCTAYADYINSLVL; from the coding sequence ATGATTATGAGTTTAAGCATAAAACAAGTCGAAAAAATCTCAAAAGCTTTGGGCGATCCTTATCGTCTGAAGATTATGAAGATTGTCAGCGGTAGCGAAAGCTGTGTGCAATGCTGTGATGTCTCGGCTGAGTTTAATCTGGCTCAATCTACAATGTCACATCATATAAAACAACTGATAGACGCCGATTTATTAATAGCCGATAAAGAAGGTCGTAACCTGAAGTTTGTAGTCAATAAAGAAGTTTGTACTGCTTATGCGGACTATATCAACAGTTTAGTGCTTTAG
- a CDS encoding ABC transporter ATP-binding protein gives MKILYTYLKTHKTLLYIALLLATINQCFSLYDSIIIGKLLNECGVGVANFNHNQLSFTKAVLGWLAISLGAAMVSRIAKNFQDYFTNIIIQRTGAQMYTEGIQKALQLPFQDFEDQRSGETLGKLQKVKIDCEKFITLAISLIFQSIVGIVFVVVYAISIHWLLGPIFLATVPVIAFISSFLGKRIKKVSREILGETTALAGATTESLRNIELVKSLGLTEQEVNRLNATTIRILGLELKKVRFIRSLSFIQGTTVHFMRTTLVFALYMFIFKDIIKPGDLITLMFFSFFLFNPLQELGNVIATYNETKASMDNFADLMNSKSEETPVNPKTIGAINHLRFENISFKHQTASSYAVKNISFEAKAGETIAFVGPSGSGKTTLVKMLVGLYNPAEGAIFYNEKNAKDIDLTELRQQLGFVTQDAQLFSGTIKDNLLFVKPNATDEEINDVLKKSACQNLLKRAENGINTTIGEGGIKVSGGEKQRLSIARALLRNPHLLLFDEATSALDSITEEEITKTIRSISSKQDQITVLIAHRLSTIMHADKIFVLEQGEIIEQGKHQDLLDEKGLYYAMWRQQIGERK, from the coding sequence ATGAAAATTTTATATACGTATCTCAAAACCCACAAAACGCTTTTATACATAGCGTTGCTTTTGGCCACAATAAATCAGTGTTTTTCCTTATATGATTCCATTATTATTGGTAAACTGCTTAACGAATGCGGTGTTGGTGTTGCCAATTTTAATCACAATCAGCTCAGTTTTACCAAAGCAGTTTTAGGCTGGCTGGCTATCTCTTTAGGTGCTGCGATGGTTTCCAGAATTGCCAAAAACTTTCAGGATTATTTCACCAATATCATCATTCAGCGGACAGGTGCACAAATGTATACCGAAGGGATTCAAAAAGCACTGCAATTGCCTTTTCAGGATTTTGAAGACCAGCGAAGCGGCGAAACCTTAGGCAAACTTCAAAAAGTAAAAATTGACTGCGAAAAATTCATCACACTGGCTATATCATTAATTTTTCAATCGATAGTCGGCATCGTATTTGTCGTGGTTTATGCAATAAGTATTCATTGGCTGTTGGGGCCAATATTTTTGGCAACCGTTCCTGTAATCGCTTTTATCAGTTCATTTTTAGGCAAAAGAATCAAGAAAGTTTCCAGAGAGATTTTAGGAGAAACTACAGCTTTAGCAGGAGCCACAACCGAATCCCTAAGAAATATCGAACTTGTAAAAAGTTTAGGATTAACCGAGCAAGAAGTCAATAGACTGAATGCTACAACCATTAGAATCCTTGGATTAGAACTCAAAAAGGTACGATTCATCCGTTCGCTGAGTTTTATACAAGGCACAACGGTTCATTTTATGAGAACTACTTTGGTTTTTGCACTCTATATGTTCATTTTTAAAGACATTATCAAACCGGGAGATTTGATTACTTTAATGTTCTTTTCTTTCTTTTTGTTTAATCCGCTGCAAGAACTTGGAAACGTAATTGCAACCTATAACGAAACGAAAGCTTCGATGGATAATTTTGCTGATTTAATGAATTCCAAAAGTGAAGAAACGCCTGTAAATCCAAAAACTATTGGTGCCATCAATCATCTGCGTTTTGAGAATATTTCATTTAAGCACCAAACTGCCAGTTCCTATGCTGTAAAAAATATTTCTTTTGAAGCGAAAGCTGGCGAAACCATTGCTTTTGTGGGGCCATCGGGAAGCGGTAAAACGACTTTGGTAAAAATGCTAGTCGGATTGTATAATCCCGCAGAAGGCGCTATTTTTTATAATGAAAAAAATGCCAAAGACATTGACCTTACCGAATTAAGACAGCAACTAGGTTTTGTAACCCAAGATGCTCAATTGTTTTCAGGAACGATAAAAGACAATTTACTATTTGTAAAACCAAATGCTACCGACGAAGAAATCAACGATGTTTTAAAAAAATCGGCATGTCAAAATTTATTAAAACGTGCCGAAAATGGAATCAATACAACGATTGGTGAAGGCGGTATAAAAGTATCCGGTGGCGAAAAACAGCGTTTGTCTATTGCCAGAGCTCTGCTTAGAAATCCGCACTTGTTACTTTTTGACGAAGCAACCTCAGCATTGGACTCGATTACCGAAGAAGAAATCACCAAAACCATCCGCAGCATATCATCTAAACAAGACCAAATTACAGTATTGATTGCACATCGTTTATCGACCATTATGCACGCTGATAAAATATTCGTTTTGGAGCAAGGAGAAATCATCGAACAAGGCAAACACCAAGATTTATTGGACGAAAAAGGCTTATATTATGCAATGTGGAGACAACAGATTGGAGAGAGGAAGTAA
- a CDS encoding type II toxin-antitoxin system RelE/ParE family toxin: MYKIHFVKEALFDIEDIVLWYEEQRIGLSYDFELCLEAGIDTILRNPDAFQKRYKNIKVRFISRFPYGIHYRFEKSEIIVIGVFHTSRSPKNWSKRLGL, translated from the coding sequence GTGTACAAAATTCATTTCGTAAAAGAAGCGTTATTTGATATTGAAGATATTGTTCTTTGGTATGAAGAACAAAGAATAGGACTTTCTTATGATTTTGAACTTTGTCTAGAAGCTGGAATTGATACTATTTTGAGAAATCCAGATGCGTTTCAAAAAAGATATAAAAACATAAAAGTTAGGTTTATTTCACGGTTCCCTTATGGAATTCATTATAGATTTGAAAAGAGCGAAATTATTGTTATTGGCGTTTTTCATACCTCGCGTTCTCCTAAAAATTGGTCTAAAAGATTGGGATTATAA
- a CDS encoding addiction module protein has protein sequence MEIKNLSKYSNAEKIVLAEQLWDSVSKNDLEISDDVKRELDIRIKNLEEGKTELYTWDEVKNHLKSIR, from the coding sequence ATGGAAATTAAAAATTTGTCTAAATACAGTAATGCAGAAAAAATTGTTCTTGCCGAGCAATTATGGGACAGTGTTTCTAAAAATGATTTAGAAATTTCTGATGATGTGAAAAGAGAATTAGATATTCGAATAAAGAATTTAGAAGAAGGGAAAACGGAATTGTATACTTGGGATGAGGTTAAAAACCATTTAAAAAGTATTCGATAG